From one Eucalyptus grandis isolate ANBG69807.140 chromosome 9, ASM1654582v1, whole genome shotgun sequence genomic stretch:
- the LOC104418021 gene encoding ATP-citrate synthase beta chain protein 1 gives MATGQLFSRTTQALFYNYKQLPIQRMLDFDFLCGRETPSVAGIINPGSEGFQKLFFGQEEIAIPVHSTVEAACATHPTADVFINFASYRSAAASSMAALKQPTIRVVAIIAEGVPESDAKQLIAYARANNKVVIGPATVGGIQAGAFKIGDTAGTLDNIIHCKLHRPGSVGFVSKSGGMSNELYNTIARVTDGIYEGIAIGGDVFPGSTLSDHVLRFNNIPQVKMIVVLGELGGRDEYSLVEALKQGKVTKPLVAWVSGTCARLFKSEVQFGHAGAKSGGEMESAQAKNQALRDAGAAVPTSYEAFEISIKETFEKLAEEGKIAPVKETTPPQIPEDLNTAIKSGKVRAPTHIISTISDDRGEEPCYAGVPMSSIVEQGLGVGDVISLLWFKRSLPRYCTKFIEICIMLCADHGPCVSGAHNTIVTARAGKDLVSCLVSGLLTIGPRFGGAIDDAARYFKDAYDRGLTPYEFVESMKKKGIRVPGIGHRIKRGDNRDKRVELLQLFARTNFPSVKYMEYAVQVETYTLSKANNLVLNVDGAIGSLFLDLLAGSGMFTKQEIDEIVEIGYLNGLFVLARSIGLIGHTFDQKRLKQPLYRHPWEDVLYTK, from the exons ATGGCTACCGGACAACTGTTCTCCCGCACCACTCAGGCTCTGTTCTATAATTACAAGCAACTGCCTATCCAGCGGATGCTTGACTTTGACTTCCTTTGCG GCCGGGAGACCCCATCAGTTGCCGGTATTATCAATCCTGGTTCTGAAGGATTTCAGAAACTGTTTTTCGGCCAGGAGGAAATTGCCATCCCAGTTCATTCAAC TGTTGAGGCAGCCTGTGCAACACATCCTACTGCTGATGTCTTTATCAACTTCGCTTCATACAGGAG CGCTGCAGCTTCCTCAATGGCTGCACTAAAACAGCCAACCATTAGAGTTGTAGCCATAATAGCTGAAGGTGTTCCGGAGTCAGATGCCAAACAGCTAATTGCCTATGCACGTGCAAATAATAAG GTTGTTATTGGCCCTGCAACTGTTGGAGGCATTCAAGCTGGGGCTTTCAAAATTGGAGACACTGCTGGCACACTCGACAACATCATTCATTGCAAGCTGCACAGACCTGGATCTGTTGGTTTTGTCTCTAAGTCT GGTGGCATGTCTAACGAACTTTACAACACTATTGCCCGTGTTACTGATGGAATATACGAAG GTATTGCTATTGGAGGAGATGTCTTCCCTGGTTCCACTCTCTCTGATCATGTTTTGAGGTTTAACAACATTCCCCAG GTTAAGATGATAGTTGTACTCGGGGAGCTTGGTGGCAGAGATGAGTACTCCTTAGTTGAAGCCTTAAAGCAGGGTAAAGTTACTAAACCATTGGTGGCATGGGTTAGTGGAACTTGTGCGCGCCTCTTCAAGTCAGAAGTGCAATTTGGTCATGCT GGGGCAAAAAGTGGGGGGGAGATGGAGTCAGCACAAGCAAAGAATCAAGCACTAAGGGATGCTGGTGCAGCTGTTCCAACATCATATGAAGCTTTTGAGATTTCAATCAAGGAAACATTTGAGAAGCTG GCTGAGGAAGGGAAGATTGCACCAGTTAAGGAAACTACACCTCCACAAATTCCTGAGGACCTCAACACAGCAATTAAGAGCGGGAAAGTTCGGGCTCCCACCCACATTATTTCCACCATCTCTGACGACAGAG GTGAAGAGCCATGCTATGCTGGTGTGCCGATGTCTTCCATTGTTGAACAGGGATTAGGCGTGGGTGATGTCATCTCTCTCTTATGGTTTAAACGCAGTCTTCCTCGATATTGCACAAAGTTCATTGAG ATATGCATCATGTTGTGTGCCGACCATGGTCCCTGTGTCTCTGGGGCCCACAACACCATAGTCACGGCAAGAGCTGGGAAAGACCTCGTTTCCTGCCTTGTGTCAG GTTTGCTCACAATTGGTCCTCGTTTTGGTGGAGCAATTGATGATGCTGCCAGATACTTCAAGGATGCTTATGACAGG GGTCTCACTCCTTATGAGTTCGTTGAGTCGATGAAAAAGAAAGGCATTCGTGTGCCCGGAATTGGACATAG GATCAAGAGAGGAGACAACAGAGATAAGAGAGTTGAGCTGCTCCAACTGTTTGCACGAACAAATTTCCCGTCAGTGAAGTACATGGAGTATGCTGTCCAAGTTGAAACTTACACCCTCTCAAAGGCAAACAATTTGGTCCTTAATGTAGATGGTGCTATCGGATCCCTCTTTTTGGATCTGCTTGCTGGAAGTGGAATGTTCACCAAGCAAGAGATTGATGAGATTGTTGAGATTGGATATTTGAATGGGCTGTTTGTGCTGGCACGTTCCATTGGTTTAATTGG GCACACTTTCGACCAGAAGAGATTGAAGCAGCCTCTGTACCGCCACCCGTGGGAGGATGTTCTCTACACCAAGTGA
- the LOC104418020 gene encoding fatty acid amide hydrolase: MGLFRDKGVVYKAVEAVDLGPDSDEFYLQANVKAPRMAGLLVKIFVWFLESRIFGPVLVYFLKKNNLIQKLVSNAEIGESPVFDPSHPFEELNEQEVIEIDPNLSVPEKVQKAVNAITPPVEELVDGTKPSFRRWTIMDYSRAYSSGVLTPLKVAERFIAAVEESSARPLPMDFFINCNFEDILRQAKESKLRYERGEPISALDGVPVAVKDEIDCSPYPTTGGTKWLHKFRTCQGDACCVMRLRSCGAILVGKTNMHELGAGTSGINPHYGTARNPYDSKRIAGGSSSGSAAVVSAGLCPVALGVDGGGSVRMPAALCGVVGLKPTFGRVPHEGVLPLNWTVGMVGILAGTIEDAFIVYAAMSGQPVPHGPTLPLPKEYYPLLKSTTPISGIRLAKYGKWFDDCSDEIKTCCSHALYQLRKQYGWETLEVTIPEIEVMRLAHYTTIASECHTSLSSYLEKLDVAELGWDARVALGVYGSFSSKDYIKAQRIRNRQMQFHRKIFAKADVIVSPTIGVTAYEIFDDARETGELDYINGAALVRYSIAGNFLGLPTITIPVGYDKLGLPIGLQFIGRPWSEPTLIHIAHAMQALCISECRKPEVFYDLLKED; encoded by the exons ATGGGGTTGTTTAGAGATAAGGGAGTCGTTTACAAGGCGGTGGAGGCGGTTGATCTCGGCCCTGACAGTGATGAATTCTATCTCCAAGCCAACGTCAAAG CTCCTCGCATGGCCGGACTTCTTGTGAAGATCTTCGTGTGGTTCTTGGAATCGAGGATATTCGGGCCGGTGTTGGTATACTTCCTCAAGAAAAACAATCTCATTCAAAAG CTTGTTTCAAATGCAGAGATTGGGGAGTCCCCAGTCTTTGATCCCTCGCATCCATTTGAAG AACTGAACGAGCAAGAAGTGATTGAGATAGATCCTAATCTGTCGGTGCCTGAAAAAGTTCAGAAAGCAGTGAATGCCATAACTCCACCGGTTGAAGAATTAGTAGATGGCACGAAGCCTTCATTTCGCCGATGGACTATAATGGACTACTCGAGAGCCTATAGCTCAGGAGTACTAACTCCTCTTAAG GTGGCAGAGAGATTTATAGCTGCCGTCGAAGAATCTTCCGCTCGACCGTTGCCAATGGACTTCTTCATCAACTGCAATTTCGAAGATATTCTGAGGCAAGCTAAAGAGTCGAAACTCCGTTATGAAAGAG GAGAGCCTATTTCAGCGCTGGATGGAGTACCGGTCGCTGTCAAGGATGAGATAGATTGCTCTCCGTATCCTACTACAG GCGGTACAAAGTGGTTGCACAAATTCAGAACTTGTCAGGGGGATGCGTGCTGCGTCATGCGCCTCAGGTCGTGCGGAGCCATACTTGTTGGTAAAACCAATATGCACGAGCTCGGCGCTGGAACGAGTGGGATAAATCCTCACTACGG AACTGCTAGGAATCCATATGATAGCAAAAGGATAGCCGGAGGTTCTTCGAGTGGATCTGCTGCTGTGGTTTCTGCAGGACTATGTCCTGTTGCTCTTGGTGTTGACGGGGGAG GATCCGTGCGGATGCCTGCAGCTCTTTGTGGCGTGGTTGGTTTAAAGCCAACATTTGGACGTGTACCACATGAGGG CGTTCTTCCTCTGAATTGGACTGTTGGGATGGTCGGTATACTCGCCGGCACAATTGAGGATGCCTTTATCGT TTATGCAGCTATGAGTGGCCAACCTGTTCCGCATGGTCCAACCCTCCCACTG CCCAAAGAATACTATCCCTTATTGAAGTCGACTACACCTATTTCTGGCATCAGATTGGCAAAGTATGGAAAG TGGTTCGATGATTGCAGTGATGAAATCAAGACATGTTGTTCTCATGCATTGTACCAGCTTCGTAAACAGTATGGTTGGGAG acTCTGGAGGTGACTATACCGGAGATAGAAGTGATGCGACTGGCACATTACACAACAATTGCATCTGAGTGCCACACATCACTCAGCTCTTATCTAGAGAAACT GGATGTTGCAGAGTTGGGATGGGATGCAAGGGTGGCTCTCGGTGTATATGGTTCCTTCAGCAGCAAGGATTATATTAAGGCCCAGAGAATTAG GAACCGGCAGATGCAATTTCACAGAAAGATATTTGCTAAAGCAGATGTCATTGTGTCACCAACAATAGG GGTAACTGCATATGAAATCTTCGATGATGCTCGCGAAACTGGTGAACTCGACTACATAAATGGAG CTGCACTTGTGCGTTATTCGATAGCAGGAAACTTTCTAGGATTGCCTACCATTACCATCCCG GTTGGATATGACAAATTGGGCTTGCCAATTGGCCTTCAGTTTATTGGGAGGCCGTGGTCTGAGCCGACATTGATCCACATAGCGCATGCCATGCAG GCCCTGTGCATATCTGAGTGCCGAAAGCCGGAAGTATTCTATGATCTGCTCAAGGAGGACTAA